From the genome of Coleofasciculaceae cyanobacterium, one region includes:
- the larC gene encoding nickel pincer cofactor biosynthesis protein LarC produces MVKIGYLECPTGIAGDMCLGALIDCGLPWQYLVDSLKSLGIEQEYQLTTETVIRNGQSATKVHVNLQQQHQHDHNSQHHHFSARHLPEIKNLIQSASLSDRVKHWSLSIFQNLAIAEGAVHGISPEKVHFHEVGATDAIVDIVGTCIGLDWLDIDQLYCSAMPTGGGTIHAAHGKLSVPVPAVVKLWQTREVPIYSNGIKKELVTPTGAAIATTLAIDFGEPPAMKLAKIGLGAGSRDLEIPNILRLWIGEAEINQPKFKLKQEIITVLETQIDDLNPQAVAYTLDQLLTAGALDVFTQSIGMKKSRSGILLTVICHPEIANICQTIIFSETTTLGIRERTQHRSILDREIKPVETKYGAVRIKIASWGEGNNRQILNVQPEYEDCAALARQHNVPWREISQSAIAAWESKQ; encoded by the coding sequence ATGGTCAAGATTGGTTACTTAGAATGTCCTACAGGAATTGCTGGGGATATGTGCTTGGGGGCATTGATCGACTGTGGCTTACCCTGGCAATATTTGGTCGACAGTCTCAAGAGCTTGGGTATAGAACAAGAATACCAGTTGACAACTGAAACAGTTATCCGTAATGGGCAATCAGCTACTAAAGTTCATGTCAATTTACAGCAACAGCATCAGCACGATCATAATAGCCAGCATCACCATTTTTCTGCAAGACATCTGCCAGAAATTAAAAATTTAATCCAATCTGCATCATTATCAGATCGGGTTAAGCATTGGAGTCTAAGCATATTTCAAAATTTAGCGATCGCCGAAGGCGCAGTCCACGGTATTTCCCCCGAAAAAGTTCATTTTCATGAAGTTGGAGCAACCGATGCGATCGTCGATATTGTCGGCACCTGTATTGGTTTAGACTGGCTAGATATCGACCAGTTATATTGCTCGGCAATGCCTACAGGAGGAGGAACGATTCACGCTGCTCATGGTAAGTTATCTGTTCCTGTCCCAGCGGTAGTAAAGCTATGGCAGACAAGAGAAGTACCAATCTATAGCAATGGTATCAAAAAAGAGCTGGTTACACCAACGGGTGCAGCGATCGCCACGACTTTAGCGATTGATTTTGGTGAGCCTCCAGCGATGAAACTAGCTAAAATTGGTTTAGGCGCAGGCTCTAGAGATCTAGAAATTCCTAATATATTGCGCTTGTGGATTGGCGAAGCGGAAATAAATCAGCCAAAGTTCAAACTGAAGCAAGAAATCATTACGGTACTAGAAACTCAAATCGACGATCTCAATCCTCAAGCAGTGGCATATACCCTCGACCAGTTATTAACGGCGGGTGCGCTCGACGTATTTACTCAAAGCATCGGCATGAAGAAATCACGCTCTGGCATTCTTTTAACTGTCATCTGTCATCCTGAGATAGCTAATATTTGCCAAACCATTATTTTCTCTGAAACGACTACTTTGGGAATTCGCGAACGTACTCAACACAGAAGTATTCTCGATCGCGAAATAAAACCCGTGGAAACTAAATATGGTGCAGTAAGAATTAAAATTGCTAGCTGGGGAGAAGGAAACAATCGGCAAATACTTAATGTACAGCCAGAATATGAAGACTGTGCAGCTTTAGCTCGTCAACATAATGTTCCCTGGCGAGAAATATCACAAAGCGCGATCGCGGCTTGGGAGAGTAAACAATAA
- a CDS encoding L-threonylcarbamoyladenylate synthase yields the protein MAILYELHPNNPQQRSIDQIVTALKKGAVMLYPTDTVYAIGCDLSVKSGIEKVRRIKQMSNDKPLTFLCSSLSNISQYATVSDRAYRIMKHLIPGPYTFLLPASKQVPKLVMSPKRKTTGIRVPDNVLCQELLKTLGNPVVSTSAHLSDEDGEYPTINVEKAYLFNTLENQVDIIIDNQIDPGFKVSTILDFTSDEPEVVRQGLGWQEVENWLDAVH from the coding sequence ATGGCGATTTTATACGAATTACATCCAAATAACCCCCAACAACGCAGTATCGATCAAATTGTCACTGCTTTAAAAAAAGGTGCAGTGATGCTTTATCCCACCGATACGGTTTATGCTATTGGCTGCGATCTGAGCGTTAAATCAGGAATAGAAAAGGTGAGAAGAATCAAACAGATGTCTAACGATAAACCGCTAACCTTCCTGTGTTCTTCTTTGTCTAATATTTCCCAATACGCCACGGTGAGCGATCGCGCCTATCGCATTATGAAACACTTGATTCCTGGCCCATATACCTTTTTACTTCCTGCCAGCAAGCAAGTACCAAAGCTGGTTATGAGTCCTAAACGCAAGACTACAGGAATCAGAGTCCCAGATAACGTCCTCTGCCAAGAATTATTAAAAACATTGGGTAATCCTGTGGTTTCTACTTCGGCGCATTTATCCGATGAAGATGGCGAATATCCGACGATCAATGTAGAAAAAGCTTATCTGTTTAATACATTAGAAAATCAAGTGGATATAATTATTGACAATCAAATTGACCCAGGCTTTAAAGTATCAACGATTCTTGATTTTACCAGCGATGAACCAGAAGTGGTACGTCAGGGCTTAGGTTGGCAGGAAGTTGAGAATTGGTTAGATGCAGTGCATTAA
- a CDS encoding sodium:solute symporter family protein, with the protein MTSIDWLIVLVYFVLTTGLGILLSRRASRSLEDFFVSGRSLRWWLAGTSMAATTFSIDTPLYICGVVASRGIAGNWEWWSFGISHVILIYIFSRMWRRSEVITDAELTEIRYGGRNAAILRGTKAFLFAVPINCIGIGYAMLAMVKVVDALELWQSLGVNPGENLKIWSVVGVSIIVLIYSGFSGLWGVVATDFFQFFLALLGAFVVAIVAVNHVGGIHQLIPQVQQISDLDVLSFFPLQFSNGSFGWSDAAGITATTFSTYLFVQWWSFRRSDGGGEFIQRLVAAKDEAEAEKSAWFFNILHYAVRTWPWIIVALVAMVLYPDLEDKELGYPKLMLDFLPPVMLGLVVTSLIAAFMSTVSTSINWGASYLTSDIYRRFMKPDASQAELVTIGRISSVLVTILGAIAALNSTDITSVFRLVIAIGTGPGLVLILRWFWWRINAAAELAAMLGGFLIGLLTSIYPEQIISVYPGFEQVLNDFGYQLLFISVITALLWITVMYLTPPESDATLNEFYRRVQPGGIGWKRQREKTGIPAAQNLTQDLLKVVAATLLLFGSMLAIGGFLLLQSWTGLICLAIAVIGGFWLRQLNKHKPISMAKPGLD; encoded by the coding sequence ATGACATCGATAGATTGGCTAATTGTCCTTGTGTACTTTGTGCTTACAACTGGCTTAGGAATATTGCTCTCTCGTAGGGCTTCTCGCAGTTTAGAAGACTTTTTTGTCTCAGGGCGATCGCTTCGGTGGTGGTTAGCTGGAACAAGTATGGCAGCAACGACTTTTTCGATTGATACGCCATTATATATTTGTGGTGTGGTAGCCAGTCGAGGTATTGCAGGAAACTGGGAATGGTGGAGTTTTGGGATTTCTCATGTAATTTTGATTTACATTTTCTCTCGCATGTGGCGACGTTCGGAAGTTATTACCGATGCTGAACTAACAGAAATTCGCTATGGCGGTCGTAATGCCGCCATTTTGCGGGGTACGAAAGCTTTTTTGTTTGCTGTACCGATTAACTGTATCGGGATTGGTTATGCCATGTTAGCGATGGTGAAAGTAGTAGATGCTTTAGAATTATGGCAAAGTTTGGGAGTAAATCCAGGAGAAAACCTTAAAATCTGGAGTGTGGTTGGGGTTAGTATTATCGTTCTCATCTATTCTGGGTTTTCTGGGTTGTGGGGCGTAGTTGCTACCGATTTCTTTCAATTTTTCTTGGCTTTGTTAGGCGCGTTCGTCGTTGCGATAGTTGCAGTTAATCATGTAGGAGGAATTCATCAACTAATTCCCCAAGTGCAGCAGATAAGCGATTTAGATGTTTTGTCCTTTTTTCCCTTGCAGTTTAGTAACGGTAGCTTTGGCTGGAGTGATGCTGCGGGAATTACCGCCACTACCTTTTCGACATATTTATTTGTGCAGTGGTGGTCTTTTCGTCGTAGCGATGGCGGGGGAGAATTTATTCAACGTTTGGTAGCGGCTAAAGATGAAGCCGAAGCCGAAAAATCTGCCTGGTTTTTTAATATTCTGCACTATGCTGTTAGAACCTGGCCCTGGATTATAGTTGCTTTGGTAGCAATGGTTCTTTATCCTGATTTAGAAGATAAAGAGCTTGGTTATCCTAAACTAATGCTGGATTTTTTACCCCCTGTCATGTTGGGTTTGGTGGTAACTTCTCTAATTGCTGCTTTTATGAGTACGGTTTCCACTTCGATAAACTGGGGTGCATCTTATTTAACTAGCGATATTTATCGGCGTTTTATGAAACCCGATGCTAGTCAGGCTGAATTAGTCACGATTGGTAGAATTTCATCCGTCTTGGTAACAATATTAGGCGCGATCGCTGCTTTGAACTCTACTGATATTACCAGTGTGTTTCGTTTAGTAATTGCGATCGGCACTGGGCCTGGTTTAGTCTTAATCTTACGCTGGTTTTGGTGGCGGATCAATGCGGCGGCGGAGTTGGCTGCAATGCTTGGAGGATTTTTGATTGGTTTGCTTACCAGTATTTATCCTGAGCAAATTATCAGCGTTTATCCAGGATTTGAGCAAGTATTGAATGATTTCGGCTATCAGCTGCTGTTTATTTCGGTCATTACCGCTTTACTATGGATTACGGTAATGTATCTTACTCCTCCAGAATCTGATGCTACCTTAAATGAGTTTTACCGACGGGTGCAACCAGGAGGAATTGGCTGGAAACGACAACGGGAAAAAACAGGAATTCCCGCAGCCCAAAATTTAACCCAAGATCTACTTAAAGTAGTTGCAGCTACCTTATTGTTATTTGGTTCGATGTTAGCGATTGGCGGGTTTTTATTGCTGCAATCTTGGACAGGATTGATTTGTTTAGCGATCGCCGTCATTGGTGGCTTTTGGCTACGCCAGTTGAATAAGCACAAACCTATTTCTATGGCCAAACCTGGTTTAGACTAA